One genomic segment of Methylocystis sp. SC2 includes these proteins:
- a CDS encoding PDR/VanB family oxidoreductase has translation MDDTLREVTVTKKTDEAHNMASFELVDPTGAELPAFSPGAHVDVTLPGGLVRQYSLCNSAAERHRYVIGVWNDANSRGGSKALHTLVNVGDKLQVGLPRNRFRVPRQTKRAILMARGIGVTPILSIADHLKRQDIPFDLHYVYAMMSPGSFSEMIATSNFAENTKYYYEASELNQLLNPVTLLQDQPEETQLFICGVDWWQDPIIHLAEQKGWAKERIHVERFTAKVPPAVLDKVFEVKIASTGAVYKVPGDKTVTAFLEEQGVKIPTSCEQGMCGACKIQVIEGEADHRDKRLSDQEKADGFFLACVSRAKSDLLVLNL, from the coding sequence ATGGACGATACTCTGCGTGAAGTCACAGTGACCAAGAAGACGGACGAGGCCCATAATATGGCCTCGTTCGAGCTGGTCGATCCCACCGGCGCTGAACTGCCCGCCTTCTCGCCTGGCGCGCATGTCGACGTCACGCTTCCCGGCGGCTTGGTGCGGCAATATTCCTTGTGCAACAGCGCCGCGGAACGCCATCGCTACGTCATTGGCGTGTGGAACGACGCCAACAGCCGCGGCGGCTCAAAGGCGCTGCATACGCTGGTGAATGTCGGCGACAAATTGCAGGTGGGCTTGCCGAGAAATCGGTTTCGCGTGCCGCGGCAAACGAAACGCGCGATCTTGATGGCGCGCGGCATCGGCGTGACGCCGATCCTGAGCATCGCGGACCACCTCAAGCGCCAGGACATTCCCTTCGATCTGCACTACGTCTACGCAATGATGTCGCCGGGTTCATTCAGCGAGATGATCGCGACATCGAATTTCGCGGAGAATACGAAATATTATTATGAGGCCAGCGAACTCAATCAGCTGCTCAATCCGGTGACCCTTCTGCAGGATCAGCCGGAAGAGACGCAGCTCTTCATCTGCGGCGTGGATTGGTGGCAGGATCCGATCATCCACCTCGCCGAGCAGAAAGGTTGGGCGAAGGAGCGAATCCACGTCGAGAGATTCACCGCGAAAGTTCCGCCGGCCGTGCTCGACAAGGTCTTCGAAGTCAAGATCGCCAGCACGGGCGCCGTTTATAAGGTTCCCGGCGACAAGACCGTCACGGCTTTCCTCGAGGAGCAGGGCGTGAAGATTCCCACGTCCTGCGAACAGGGCATGTGCGGAGCCTGCAAGATCCAGGTTATTGAAGGCGAGGCGGACCATCGCGACAAGCGTCTCTCCGATCAGGAAAAGGCGGACGGCTTTTTCCTGGCGTGCGTCTCGCGCGCCAAGAGCGACCTGCTGGTGCTGAATCTTTAA
- a CDS encoding photosynthetic reaction center cytochrome c subunit family protein, producing the protein MEWLSVRRSATTALKGLQMMREVNAVYFETLNSLNPVNCLGPLSAGAKDNCGTCHLGVSKPL; encoded by the coding sequence TTGGAATGGCTCAGCGTGCGTCGCAGCGCCACCACCGCCTTGAAAGGTTTGCAGATGATGCGCGAGGTGAACGCCGTCTATTTTGAGACGCTGAATTCGCTCAATCCTGTCAATTGTTTAGGGCCGCTCAGCGCTGGCGCGAAGGACAATTGCGGGACCTGTCATCTGGGCGTGAGCAAACCGCTTTAA
- a CDS encoding cytochrome c oxidase subunit 3, which produces MSDAAAHEFQFSSAEHQRETAISGVWLFLATEALFFGPIFLAWIYARLADPSAFDAGGRQTELTIGVTNTALLIASSFAYSIGLACIEFGSRRGMVVWLLIAWALGAAFIGLKFGVEWRMDLEKGLFPGANFSVHGPSRSGAQLFFAFYFFSTALHGVHLLVGLALLAWIISKAPRFTAERHNSVRVVGLYWSFIDIIWLILFPLIYLVGRAS; this is translated from the coding sequence ATGAGTGACGCCGCCGCTCACGAATTTCAGTTCTCGAGCGCAGAACATCAGCGCGAAACGGCGATCTCGGGGGTTTGGCTTTTTCTCGCGACCGAGGCGCTGTTCTTCGGCCCGATCTTCCTTGCGTGGATCTATGCCCGTCTCGCCGATCCAAGCGCCTTCGACGCCGGCGGCCGACAAACCGAGCTGACGATCGGCGTGACGAATACGGCGCTGCTGATCGCGAGCAGTTTCGCCTACAGCATCGGCCTCGCCTGCATCGAATTCGGAAGCCGTCGCGGAATGGTTGTGTGGCTGCTGATCGCCTGGGCGCTCGGCGCCGCTTTCATCGGCCTCAAATTCGGGGTGGAATGGCGAATGGATCTCGAGAAAGGTCTGTTCCCAGGCGCGAACTTCTCAGTCCACGGACCGTCGCGAAGCGGCGCCCAGCTCTTCTTCGCCTTCTACTTCTTCAGCACGGCGCTTCATGGCGTTCATCTTCTCGTCGGACTTGCGCTTCTCGCCTGGATTATCTCGAAGGCGCCGCGGTTCACCGCGGAGCGCCATAATTCCGTTCGCGTGGTCGGACTCTATTGGAGCTTTATCGATATCATCTGGCTTATTCTGTTTCCGCTCATCTATCTCGTCGGACGGGCCTCATGA
- a CDS encoding cbb3-type cytochrome c oxidase subunit I — protein MTHSAAHVSYLEDGHTLRSWLLTTDHKRIAILYLVAITFFFFAGGVAASLMRYNLISSHGLLGSAETYNRLFSMHGILMVWFFLVPAVPVTLGNFLTPLMLGARDLAFPRLNLLSWYLFIAAGFVALYAVVAGGVDTGWTFYTPLTSLYSKGHVVAAIIAIFIAGFSSIATGLNFIVTIHKLRAPGMGWYRMPVFLWSLYATSVILVLATPVLAMTLLLLAFERIFGIGVFDPAIGGDPLLFQHLFWFYSHPAVYVMILPGFGVISEIVPAFSRKELFGYKFVVWASVAIAVIGFLVWGHHMFVAGTSLFSAIVFSLLSYMVAVPSAIKVFNWIGTMHKGYIRFDSPMLYAIGFIGLFTTGGLTGLFVAALAADVHLTQTYFVVAHFHYVMVGGMVSAYFAGLHFWWPKITGRLYPEMWGRAGAITIFVGFNLTFFPQFVLGYLGMPRRYFAYPQQFEALNLLSSAGAVVLAIGYLLPLGYLTWSLLYGERASANPWGATGLEWTTPSPPPTENFAVTPIVTQAPYQYEQAEAVSHE, from the coding sequence ATGACGCATTCGGCGGCGCATGTTTCCTATCTTGAAGATGGCCATACGCTGCGCAGCTGGCTGCTGACGACCGATCATAAGCGCATCGCGATTCTCTATCTCGTCGCGATCACCTTCTTCTTCTTCGCGGGGGGCGTCGCCGCCTCTCTCATGCGCTATAATCTGATTTCTTCGCATGGGCTGCTCGGGTCGGCCGAGACATATAATCGGCTTTTCTCGATGCACGGCATATTGATGGTGTGGTTCTTCCTCGTCCCGGCCGTGCCGGTGACGCTGGGCAATTTTCTGACGCCGCTGATGCTGGGCGCCCGGGACCTCGCCTTTCCGCGGCTCAATCTGCTGAGCTGGTATCTGTTCATAGCTGCAGGCTTCGTCGCGCTCTACGCCGTCGTGGCCGGCGGCGTCGACACCGGCTGGACGTTTTATACGCCACTGACGTCTCTCTACTCGAAGGGACATGTCGTCGCCGCGATCATCGCCATCTTTATCGCCGGGTTTTCGTCGATCGCGACGGGACTCAATTTCATCGTTACAATCCATAAGCTCCGCGCGCCCGGCATGGGCTGGTATAGAATGCCGGTCTTCCTGTGGTCGCTCTATGCGACCAGCGTCATCCTCGTCCTCGCGACTCCAGTGCTCGCGATGACGTTGCTGTTGCTGGCGTTTGAACGCATTTTTGGGATTGGCGTCTTTGATCCGGCGATCGGCGGCGATCCGCTGCTCTTTCAGCATCTCTTCTGGTTCTATTCGCATCCCGCCGTTTACGTGATGATTCTTCCGGGCTTCGGCGTCATCAGCGAGATCGTGCCGGCGTTCTCCCGCAAGGAGCTGTTCGGCTATAAATTCGTCGTCTGGGCGAGCGTCGCGATCGCCGTTATCGGCTTTCTCGTCTGGGGTCATCACATGTTCGTCGCCGGAACCTCGCTCTTTTCGGCCATCGTCTTTTCGCTGCTCAGCTATATGGTTGCGGTGCCGTCAGCCATTAAAGTCTTCAACTGGATCGGCACGATGCACAAAGGCTATATCCGCTTCGACTCGCCGATGCTTTACGCAATCGGCTTCATCGGCCTGTTCACGACGGGCGGACTGACCGGCCTCTTCGTCGCGGCGCTCGCCGCCGACGTGCATCTCACGCAGACCTATTTTGTCGTCGCGCATTTCCATTATGTGATGGTCGGCGGCATGGTTTCGGCCTATTTCGCCGGTCTTCATTTCTGGTGGCCGAAAATCACCGGGCGTCTCTATCCGGAGATGTGGGGCCGCGCCGGCGCGATCACCATCTTCGTGGGTTTTAACCTGACGTTCTTTCCTCAGTTCGTGCTGGGCTATCTCGGCATGCCGAGGCGCTATTTCGCCTACCCGCAACAGTTCGAAGCGCTGAACCTGCTGTCTTCCGCCGGCGCCGTGGTGCTCGCCATAGGCTATCTTCTGCCGCTGGGCTATCTCACCTGGTCGCTGCTTTATGGAGAACGCGCATCGGCGAATCCCTGGGGCGCGACGGGGCTCGAATGGACGACGCCATCTCCTCCCCCCACGGAAAATTTCGCCGTCACGCCGATCGTCACGCAAGCCCCCTATCAATATGAGCAAGCGGAGGCTGTGAGCCATGAGTGA
- the coxB gene encoding cytochrome c oxidase subunit II codes for MNGYWPSATVEGREVDVLLLALLLVSCAVLALVFGLILLYMIRYRAGSGASRGARSRKTWRFEIGWTVATLAIFFALFIWGGDLYVRLFQPPSDALQIYLVGKQWMWKVEHQGGQREINALHIPINRPIQLVMTSEDVIHDFAVPAFRIKHDVLPGRYQTLWFQVDTTGVFQLFCTQLCGVGHYTMTGEVVAMSQPDFEKWLASGAGPEGHEDMAAAGKELFTAHGCAGCHGEGGVGGSPETTGVAAPALSGLYGRSVKLQTGATVTADDKFIRDCILTPDKTPVAGYQQIMPSFSGQISDEKVLRLIAYIKSLKSGS; via the coding sequence ATGAATGGCTACTGGCCAAGCGCCACGGTCGAAGGACGTGAAGTCGACGTTCTGCTCCTCGCGCTTTTGCTGGTGTCATGCGCGGTTCTCGCCCTCGTCTTCGGGCTCATCCTTCTCTACATGATTCGATATCGCGCCGGCAGCGGCGCCTCTCGCGGCGCGCGCTCGCGCAAGACCTGGCGTTTCGAGATCGGCTGGACAGTAGCGACGCTGGCAATCTTCTTCGCCCTGTTTATTTGGGGCGGCGATCTTTACGTGCGCCTTTTCCAGCCGCCCAGCGACGCCTTGCAGATCTACCTCGTCGGCAAGCAATGGATGTGGAAGGTCGAGCATCAGGGCGGCCAGCGCGAGATCAACGCGCTACACATACCGATCAACCGGCCGATTCAGCTCGTAATGACTTCGGAAGACGTCATTCATGATTTTGCCGTGCCGGCGTTTCGCATCAAACATGACGTTTTGCCGGGCCGCTACCAAACCCTCTGGTTTCAGGTCGACACGACCGGCGTCTTCCAGCTCTTCTGCACTCAGCTTTGCGGCGTCGGCCATTACACGATGACGGGAGAGGTCGTCGCCATGTCGCAGCCGGATTTTGAAAAGTGGCTGGCAAGCGGCGCAGGGCCTGAAGGCCACGAAGACATGGCGGCCGCCGGCAAAGAACTCTTCACGGCGCATGGATGCGCCGGCTGTCACGGCGAAGGCGGGGTGGGCGGATCGCCGGAGACGACCGGCGTAGCCGCGCCGGCGTTGAGCGGACTGTATGGCCGCTCCGTCAAATTGCAGACCGGCGCGACTGTAACGGCGGACGATAAATTCATCCGCGACTGCATCCTTACGCCCGACAAGACGCCGGTCGCCGGCTATCAGCAGATCATGCCGTCCTTCTCAGGACAGATCAGCGACGAAAAAGTGCTGCGGCTCATCGCCTATATCAAATCGCTCAAATCGGGGAGCTGA
- a CDS encoding SCO family protein: MPLESAFTDADGQDVRIGDAFDRAPVILVLGYFHCDKLCGVTRPALLRAARKAGLSAGSDYVFIAISIDPTETADAARQAREIEFDAASPIGASEGIHYLTGTAENIRAVAEAVGFSYRSGARSQSFVHPIGAAIITAHGVVSNYLSGIGSSHEEVRGAIEAAATQNVAPRASPALLLCFDFDSTTGRYTFAIMKFLRIGAVGMALALAAMIYREFRKGARA; this comes from the coding sequence CTGCCGTTAGAAAGCGCATTCACCGACGCGGACGGACAAGACGTTCGCATTGGTGATGCGTTCGATCGCGCGCCGGTCATTCTCGTGCTCGGCTACTTCCATTGCGACAAGCTCTGCGGCGTGACGCGCCCCGCGCTGTTGCGCGCGGCGCGAAAAGCGGGATTGTCGGCGGGCTCTGACTATGTCTTCATCGCGATCAGCATCGATCCGACAGAAACGGCCGACGCCGCACGACAGGCGCGCGAGATCGAATTCGACGCGGCGTCGCCGATCGGCGCGTCTGAGGGAATTCACTATCTTACCGGAACCGCGGAAAACATTCGCGCCGTAGCCGAGGCTGTCGGATTTAGCTATCGCAGCGGCGCGCGATCGCAGAGCTTCGTTCATCCGATCGGCGCCGCTATCATTACGGCGCACGGCGTCGTTTCAAATTATCTCTCCGGCATTGGCTCCTCTCACGAAGAGGTGCGCGGCGCGATCGAAGCCGCCGCGACGCAGAATGTTGCGCCGCGCGCATCTCCGGCGCTCTTGCTCTGCTTCGATTTCGATTCGACGACCGGCCGATACACATTCGCCATCATGAAATTCCTGCGGATCGGCGCGGTCGGTATGGCGCTCGCGCTCGCGGCGATGATCTATCGCGAGTTCCGCAAAGGCGCGCGCGCATGA
- a CDS encoding cytochrome c produces the protein MNRAIAVIALCVLGACSDMSNQPKQRSYSPLVGPAQTPPGAVAFLYREPSAPPLTLALIERGQQRYRIFCTPCHSELGNGQGMIVQRGFPAPPSYDSERLLQAPTRHFVDVIAQGHGAMYSYVARVPPADRWAIAAYIRALQKSQNASATDLAAAKAETAP, from the coding sequence GTGAACCGGGCCATCGCCGTCATCGCCCTTTGCGTGCTGGGCGCCTGCAGCGACATGAGCAATCAGCCCAAGCAGCGAAGCTATTCGCCGCTCGTTGGGCCAGCACAGACGCCGCCCGGCGCCGTCGCCTTTCTCTATCGCGAACCGAGCGCGCCACCACTGACGCTCGCGCTCATCGAGCGGGGGCAGCAGCGCTATCGAATATTTTGCACGCCCTGTCACTCCGAGCTCGGCAACGGCCAAGGCATGATTGTCCAGCGCGGCTTTCCAGCGCCGCCCTCCTATGACAGCGAACGACTGCTCCAAGCGCCGACGCGCCATTTCGTCGATGTGATCGCTCAAGGCCACGGCGCTATGTATTCCTATGTCGCGCGCGTGCCGCCCGCCGATCGGTGGGCGATCGCCGCCTATATTCGCGCCCTGCAAAAAAGCCAGAATGCGTCGGCGACCGACCTTGCAGCCGCAAAAGCGGAGACCGCGCCGTGA
- a CDS encoding DUF3341 domain-containing protein, producing the protein MSPEDKALTAPNGLAATFLSEEASVAALARLDEANVGETQLFSPLAPERTPRPTRLPAVALALGLLGAGVAFGLQTYANVVAYPLDIGGRPPFSWPSFIPIAFEVGVLSAVLATIIAAGALCGFTRYYDSVDKTRAIRDAMIDRWVIVVRAVNSDALARSRDIMQDCDARMIEEAEL; encoded by the coding sequence ATGAGTCCCGAGGACAAAGCGCTAACGGCGCCGAATGGTCTGGCGGCGACCTTCCTGTCGGAAGAAGCGTCGGTCGCGGCGCTCGCACGCCTGGACGAAGCGAATGTTGGCGAGACGCAGCTCTTCAGCCCCCTCGCGCCGGAGCGGACGCCCCGGCCGACGCGTCTCCCCGCCGTCGCGCTCGCGCTGGGTCTGCTCGGCGCCGGCGTCGCCTTCGGCCTGCAGACCTATGCAAATGTCGTCGCTTACCCGCTGGATATCGGCGGGCGTCCGCCGTTTTCCTGGCCTTCGTTCATCCCCATCGCTTTCGAGGTGGGCGTCTTGTCCGCCGTGCTCGCCACGATCATTGCGGCTGGCGCGCTCTGCGGCTTCACCCGCTATTACGACTCCGTCGATAAAACCAGGGCCATCCGCGACGCGATGATCGATCGTTGGGTGATCGTCGTGCGCGCGGTCAATTCCGACGCTTTGGCGCGGTCGCGTGACATTATGCAAGACTGCGACGCGCGCATGATAGAAGAGGCCGAGCTGTGA
- the nrfD gene encoding NrfD/PsrC family molybdoenzyme membrane anchor subunit, whose amino-acid sequence MSLFQAHSTLAVFADDGRPHANDPIVAPEQTISTMTAMICAPPLREKWPLWWKLSLAAALLLVVILAIAIGWLFYAGVGVWGIDWPVVWGFAIINYVWWIAIASGGTFISALFYLAEVEWRNALNRIAETITIFAAACAAIYPILHLGRPWLFYWLFPYPNVMTVWPQFRSPLLWDFVAILTYVVASILFWYFGLVPDLATMRDKADAPHKRRFYGVLALGFRGSENTWRYYHVGYGLLAALMAPLVISVHSIVGLDFAGAATLGWHSTLFPPFFVFGALLSGFAAVMLVAIPVRRLLGLEDFITGRHFDILGRLLLTSSLCVGYAYLMEAFTTFYGPDAAEKRLFVNKVAGELAPIYWATILFNVLTPQLMWWRRVRLNELLVVIVSLAVIVGMWCERYVIVVMSLRRTHLPSAWGGYTPTIWDWLTLFGTVGLFIAGLLIAIRLLPTVSMFEMREVILRNVGRDR is encoded by the coding sequence ATGAGTTTGTTCCAGGCCCATTCGACGCTCGCAGTCTTCGCGGACGACGGACGTCCGCACGCGAACGATCCGATCGTTGCGCCGGAGCAGACCATATCGACGATGACGGCGATGATATGCGCGCCGCCGCTGCGGGAAAAATGGCCGCTATGGTGGAAGCTCAGTCTGGCCGCGGCGCTGCTCTTGGTCGTTATCCTCGCCATCGCCATCGGCTGGTTGTTTTATGCAGGCGTCGGCGTCTGGGGCATCGACTGGCCGGTGGTCTGGGGTTTCGCGATCATCAATTACGTGTGGTGGATCGCCATCGCTTCGGGCGGAACCTTTATCTCGGCGCTCTTCTATCTCGCCGAGGTCGAGTGGCGCAACGCGCTCAACAGGATCGCCGAGACAATCACCATCTTCGCCGCCGCTTGCGCGGCCATCTATCCGATTTTGCACCTCGGACGGCCTTGGCTGTTCTACTGGCTGTTTCCCTATCCGAACGTAATGACCGTCTGGCCGCAGTTCCGAAGCCCTCTGCTTTGGGACTTTGTGGCGATCCTCACCTATGTCGTCGCCTCGATTCTCTTCTGGTATTTCGGCCTCGTTCCAGACCTTGCGACCATGCGCGACAAGGCCGACGCGCCGCATAAGCGCCGCTTCTATGGCGTCCTCGCCTTGGGGTTCCGTGGCTCGGAAAACACATGGCGCTACTATCATGTCGGTTATGGTTTGCTGGCGGCGCTGATGGCGCCGCTCGTCATTTCGGTGCACAGCATTGTCGGCCTCGACTTCGCCGGCGCTGCGACGCTTGGGTGGCATTCGACGCTGTTCCCGCCCTTCTTCGTGTTCGGGGCGTTGCTGTCAGGTTTTGCCGCAGTGATGCTGGTCGCTATCCCGGTGCGTCGGCTGCTTGGCCTCGAGGATTTCATCACCGGCCGACACTTCGACATTCTCGGCAGGCTTCTGCTGACGAGCAGCCTTTGCGTCGGCTACGCCTATCTGATGGAGGCGTTCACGACCTTCTACGGGCCCGACGCGGCGGAGAAGCGGCTTTTCGTCAATAAGGTCGCGGGCGAGTTGGCGCCGATCTATTGGGCGACGATCCTCTTCAACGTGTTGACGCCGCAATTGATGTGGTGGCGGCGCGTCCGACTTAACGAACTTCTCGTCGTTATCGTCAGCCTCGCCGTGATCGTCGGCATGTGGTGCGAGCGCTATGTCATCGTCGTGATGAGCTTGCGGCGCACGCATCTGCCTTCCGCTTGGGGCGGCTATACGCCAACGATCTGGGATTGGCTCACGCTTTTCGGCACTGTCGGTCTTTTCATCGCCGGCCTTCTGATCGCCATTCGCCTGTTGCCGACGGTTTCGATGTTCGAAATGCGCGAAGTGATCCTTCGCAACGTGGGGCGAGATCGATGA
- a CDS encoding 4Fe-4S dicluster domain-containing protein: protein MSQVNAQWRSLEELAQDANVLSRIEQEFPMLGAALTAPRDRRQALALMAASLALAGAGLSGCDGAPEGQLIPAVRMPPGVVPGMPDHYSAAHIEGGYAAGTVVKHFMGRPIKVEGNPFHPASLGATSPIAQAELLDFYDPRRSWGVMQANLPRSRSALEQALGEQRDKLAATGGAGFVILTGASTSPTLAAQFDALRRSYPQIRWLHWEAIGRANVDSGVALAYGARLELNPRLQNADVILAIDSDLLSAAPGHLRIAREFAARRNPTRAQMNRLYAIEATPSLTGAVADERFIAGPRETHRILLALAGALLGGAPVENPPWLDRIISDLKAHRGRAFIHLGPDHAPEAHALVCAMNEALGGRGAVYTLVDAVTHASSDDSLSLATLVADMRAGRVNSLLIVDSNPVYAAPGALNFVEALGRVDFSLCLSATPNETTAASLWAAPMIHPWEGWADARAFDGTASVMQPQALPLFQGVEAHQLLELLLRPDPPSALDLVRRTWKDRLGTNVDDAWADALAQGVIPNSASPVSHRPLRDAAARARLPEPSPAATVLLFRPDPYLLDGRYADNPWLQELPRPLSKISWGNPLLISPRRARELSLANGDVVRITVDGAHMTTPIAIAPGQSDDCFVALLGFGRRHAGPVGQNVGVDFFKLAGRSCGAPDIQKTGATEELASTQRHATMFDEGGVFARNGVLSQFLADPQFVRRSDEPRPSFYEWRPQGPAAWGMSIDLNACIGCNACVVACQAENNIPVVGKTEMLRGREMYWLRIDRYYDGTPESPKFNFQPVLCMHCEEAPCEPVCPVGATMHDAEGLNVMVYNRCIGTRFCSNNCPYKVRRFNYFDFADEERRAIESRNPEVTVRARGVMEKCTFCLQRIAAARIVADREGEKASAVVTACEAACPTRAFTFGDLAAKGSEVAARRAGPLSYALLAEQNTKPRVTYEAHIFNVDKTQETPK from the coding sequence ATGTCACAGGTGAATGCGCAATGGCGTAGCCTCGAGGAGCTTGCGCAAGACGCGAACGTCCTGTCGCGGATCGAGCAGGAGTTTCCCATGCTCGGCGCCGCGCTAACGGCGCCGCGCGACCGCCGCCAAGCGTTGGCGCTCATGGCCGCCTCGTTGGCGCTTGCCGGCGCAGGACTTAGCGGATGCGACGGCGCGCCGGAAGGACAGTTGATTCCAGCCGTTCGCATGCCGCCCGGCGTCGTTCCTGGCATGCCGGATCATTACAGCGCCGCGCATATCGAGGGCGGCTACGCCGCCGGAACCGTCGTCAAACATTTCATGGGGCGGCCGATCAAAGTCGAAGGAAATCCCTTTCACCCGGCCAGCCTCGGCGCGACGAGCCCGATCGCGCAGGCCGAGCTCCTCGACTTCTACGACCCGCGCCGCTCCTGGGGCGTAATGCAAGCGAATCTTCCGCGAAGCCGATCGGCGCTCGAGCAAGCGCTTGGCGAACAGCGTGACAAGCTGGCGGCGACGGGCGGCGCGGGGTTCGTCATTCTGACCGGCGCGTCGACGTCGCCAACGCTCGCCGCCCAATTCGACGCGCTGAGAAGATCCTATCCGCAGATACGCTGGCTGCACTGGGAGGCGATCGGGCGCGCAAACGTCGACAGCGGCGTCGCGCTGGCCTATGGCGCGCGCCTTGAACTCAACCCACGCCTCCAAAACGCCGACGTCATTCTCGCCATCGACAGCGATCTCTTGAGCGCCGCGCCGGGCCATCTGCGCATCGCGCGCGAATTCGCGGCGCGACGAAACCCTACGCGGGCGCAAATGAATCGGCTCTACGCGATCGAAGCCACGCCGTCGCTCACCGGCGCCGTCGCCGACGAGCGCTTTATCGCCGGACCGCGAGAAACGCACCGCATCCTGCTTGCGCTCGCCGGAGCGTTGCTCGGCGGAGCGCCCGTGGAAAATCCGCCATGGCTCGACAGGATCATATCGGATCTCAAGGCCCATCGCGGGCGCGCCTTCATTCATCTTGGACCGGATCACGCGCCGGAAGCGCATGCGCTCGTATGTGCGATGAACGAGGCGCTCGGCGGTCGCGGCGCGGTATACACGCTCGTCGACGCCGTCACGCACGCTTCGTCCGACGACTCGCTCTCCCTCGCGACGCTTGTCGCCGACATGCGCGCGGGTCGGGTGAACTCGCTGCTGATCGTCGACAGCAATCCTGTCTATGCCGCTCCCGGCGCCCTCAACTTCGTGGAGGCTCTGGGTCGCGTGGACTTCAGCCTGTGCCTCAGCGCAACGCCAAACGAGACGACCGCCGCGTCGCTCTGGGCCGCGCCGATGATTCACCCGTGGGAAGGCTGGGCCGACGCGCGCGCCTTCGACGGAACGGCGAGCGTGATGCAGCCGCAGGCCTTGCCCCTGTTTCAGGGCGTCGAAGCGCATCAACTGCTGGAGCTGCTGCTCCGGCCTGATCCGCCGAGCGCTCTCGATCTCGTGCGGCGAACGTGGAAGGATCGGCTGGGGACGAACGTCGACGACGCATGGGCCGACGCGCTGGCTCAAGGCGTCATCCCCAACAGCGCCAGTCCGGTGAGTCATCGGCCGCTGCGCGACGCGGCCGCGCGCGCGCGGCTCCCCGAGCCGTCCCCAGCCGCGACGGTCCTATTGTTTCGCCCGGATCCCTATCTCCTCGACGGCCGCTATGCCGACAATCCATGGCTCCAGGAATTGCCGCGGCCGCTCAGCAAAATAAGCTGGGGCAATCCGCTCTTGATATCGCCCCGGCGGGCGCGTGAGCTGTCGCTGGCGAATGGCGACGTCGTCAGGATCACGGTCGACGGCGCGCACATGACAACGCCGATCGCCATTGCCCCGGGCCAGTCGGATGATTGCTTCGTCGCCCTTCTTGGATTCGGTAGACGCCACGCGGGCCCCGTGGGGCAAAATGTCGGCGTCGACTTCTTCAAGCTTGCGGGGCGCTCGTGCGGCGCGCCGGACATACAAAAAACCGGCGCTACAGAAGAGCTGGCGAGCACGCAGCGCCATGCCACGATGTTCGACGAAGGCGGAGTCTTCGCGCGAAACGGCGTGCTGTCGCAGTTCCTCGCAGATCCTCAATTCGTTCGACGAAGCGATGAACCGCGGCCTTCCTTTTATGAGTGGCGGCCGCAGGGTCCCGCGGCTTGGGGCATGAGCATCGACCTCAACGCCTGCATCGGCTGCAACGCCTGCGTGGTCGCCTGCCAGGCGGAAAACAATATTCCGGTGGTCGGCAAGACCGAAATGCTGCGCGGGCGCGAGATGTACTGGCTGCGCATCGACCGCTATTACGACGGCACGCCGGAGTCGCCGAAGTTCAACTTTCAGCCCGTTCTCTGCATGCATTGCGAGGAAGCGCCTTGCGAGCCGGTCTGTCCGGTCGGCGCAACGATGCATGACGCCGAAGGGCTCAATGTGATGGTCTACAACCGCTGCATCGGCACGCGCTTCTGCTCGAACAATTGCCCCTACAAGGTTCGTCGCTTCAATTATTTCGACTTCGCGGATGAAGAACGCCGGGCAATCGAATCACGAAATCCCGAGGTCACCGTACGCGCCCGCGGCGTGATGGAGAAGTGCACTTTCTGTCTGCAACGCATCGCCGCCGCGCGCATCGTCGCCGATCGCGAGGGCGAAAAGGCGTCCGCAGTCGTGACCGCATGCGAAGCCGCCTGCCCGACGCGGGCCTTCACCTTCGGCGATCTTGCGGCCAAGGGGAGCGAGGTCGCCGCGCGTCGCGCCGGACCGCTGTCATACGCGCTGCTGGCGGAACAGAATACAAAGCCGCGCGTCACCTATGAAGCGCATATTTTCAATGTCGATAAAACTCAAGAGACGCCGAAATGA